A single Mercenaria mercenaria strain notata chromosome 9, MADL_Memer_1, whole genome shotgun sequence DNA region contains:
- the LOC123547033 gene encoding zinc finger protein 184-like isoform X1, which translates to MDSYLMMLYVSLDQERAMRKLFSDNGWKYYKPDLLQLTDELGGVIASNMYAETNSDKIRGFTSPSKSGQTNITSPSRPATRSQKSSKNTSLVKNATNKRKIRSPGKKTDSSGVQEVTVIKEESVEVVDDDDLNDYMEHGDEDDDYIDDDEKDVKRKVRRLTKTSETDHSTVEKEDVTSKLDGTEDTDPEDSTMVFDDGEISTDDEGNESNTDALFNFDPLPGESQESAIKVVNAAKITGKKIRKSKQNRNVNPVQYQCGMCKAKYLDKKELNKHLTDKVCQIDEGEKVAEESEVRVEQVIDNIILEETEKTTQFPDVVSNENHSGDTNGDKCKSESKEDFADNENKSQKNFYKCDKCDLAYKTTYNLKTHQVMKHRMTFDESFECDVCHLSYGSEHILNLHKKDKHTSCGDLADRVQCEECNMWCNDFKSYETHKKREHNIIVCMEVNRNHICATCGKGFTRRDSLKSHCDIIHLRTKQRKRKPKPTERKYVCDFCGKSFLRRNNLSEHIGVKHKNTAKKYKCEDCGETFLRPYSLEYHTNKVHLHKKPYECDKCHKTYFSPINLRQHRENCYKEEEEKELCPYCDKRFVHKRNLSMHIEAIHSQSPLTCECGYVIKWRSSIAKHRRKCSLYKSAEENEQNVKTVPKTGEKDIVKEENTAKIGTDVTQPGDSAEEFLNAGSSAETGFTTISTDAGMQVISNEIAQALRDQGLLVDGTVAGTLKMEDGRTVVEEDPSVQSVYYVIMKE; encoded by the exons ATGGATTCCTATTTGATGATGTTGTATGTATCCCTGGACCAGGAAAGGGCAATGAGGAAATTGTTCTCTGACAATGGTTGGAAGTATTACAAACCAG ATTTGCTGCAGCTAACTGATGAGCTAGGCGGTGTTATTGCCAGTAATATGTATGCAGAAACAAATAGTGACAAGATAAGAGGATTTACCTCCCCTTCAAAGTCTGGCCAAACCAATATTACCTCCCCTTCAAGACCTGCTACGAGATCTCAGAAGTCGAGCAAAAATACATCATTGGTTAAAAATGCAACAAATAAGAGAAAAATAAGAAGTCCTGGGAAAAAGACAGACTCAAGTGGTGTTCAAGAAGTCACTGTTATAAAAG AAGAGTCTGTAGAAGTTGTTGACGATGATGATTTGAATGACTACATGGAGCATGGTGATGAAGATGATGACTatattgatgatgatgaaaaaGATGTGAAGAGGAAAGTCCGCAGACTTACAAAAACTTCTG AAACAGATCACAGTACTGTGGAGAAAGAGGATGTTACATCCAAACTTGACGGAACAGAAGATACAGATCCTGAAGATTCAACA atggTCTTTGATGACGGTGAGATCAGTACAGATGATGAGGGTAATGAATCAAACACAGACGCTTTGTTTAACTTTGACCCTCTGCCAGGTGAAAGTCAGGAATCAGCAATAAAAGTTGTCAATGCGGCAAAAATAACagggaaaaaaataagaaaatccaAGCAGAATAGAAATGTAAATCCTGTCCAGTATCAATGTGGTATGTGCAAAGCTAAATACCTTGACAAGAAAGAACTTAATAAACATTTAACAGACAAGGTTTGCCAGATAGATGAAGGAGAAAAAGTTGCTGAAGAATCTGAAGTTAGGGTTGAACAAGTCATTGATAATATTATCCTTGAAGAAACAGAGAAAACTACTCAGTTTCCTGATGTAGTAAGTAATGAAAATCATTCCGGTGATACAAATGGAGACAAATGCAAAAGTGAGTCTAAAGAAGACTTTGCGGACAATGAGAACAAAAGCCAAAAGAATTTTTACAAATGTGACAAGTGTGATCTAGCATACAAGACAACATACAATTTAAAAACTCATCAAGTGATGAAACATAGAATGACATTTGATGAATCCTTTGAATGCGATGTATGTCATCTTTCTTATGGAAGTGAACACATTCTGAATCTGCATAAGAAAGATAAGCATACATCATGTGGAGATCTCGCTGATAGAGTTCAGTGTGAAGAATGCAACATGTGGTGTAATGATTTTAAGTCTTACGAAACACACAAAAAGAGAGAACACAATATAATAGTATGTATGGAGGTGAATCGCAACCATATTTGCGCTACCTGCGGGAAAGGCTTTACACGCCGTGACTCATTGAAAAGCCATTGTGATATCATACATTTACGGACAAAACAGCGGAAACGAAAGCCTAAGCCAACTGAAAGAAAATACGTTTGTGATTTCTGCGGAAAATCTTTTCTGAGACGGAACAATTTGAGTGAACATATTGGGGTGAAGCATAAAAATACTGCGAAAAAGTATAAGTGTGAAGACTGTGGGGAGACTTTCCTTAGACCATATTCATTAGAATACCACACAAATAAAGTACATCTGCACAAAAAGCCATATGAATGTGATAAATGCCACAAAACTTACTTCTCGCCGATAAATTTGCGTCAGCATCGAGAAAATTGTtacaaagaagaagaagaaaaagaattatGCCCGTACTGTGACAAACGATTCGTCCATAAGAGAAATCTAAGTATGCATATAGAAGCTATACACTCTCAATCACCTTTGACCTGTGAGTGTGGCTATGTTATAAAATGGAGGTCGTCAATTGCTAAACATAGACGTAAGTGCAGCCTGTATAAATCAGCAGAAGAGAATGAACAAAATGTGAAAACTGTTCCAAAAACTGGTGAAAAAGACATTGTAAAGGAAGAAAATACTGCAAAAATAGGGACAGATGTAACGCAACCAGGTGATTCTGCAGAAGAATTTTTAAATGCAGGAAGTAGTGCTGAAACAGGCTTTACGACCATTTCCACTGATGCAGGAATGCAGGTGATAAGTAATGAGATAGCACAGGCTCTACGGGATCAAGGTTTGCTAGTAGACGGAACTGTTGCAGGTACATTAAAAATGGAGGATGGAAGGACGGTTGTAGAGGAAGACCCGTCAGTTCAAAGTGTTTACTATGTTATCATGAAAGAATAA
- the LOC123547033 gene encoding zinc finger and SCAN domain-containing protein 22-like isoform X2, which yields MDSYLMMLYVSLDQERAMRKLFSDNGWKYYKPDLLQLTDELGGVIASNMYAETNSDKIRGFTSPSKSGQTNITSPSRPATRSQKSSKNTSLVKNATNKRKIRSPGKKTDSSGVQEVTVIKEESVEVVDDDDLNDYMEHGDEDDDYIDDDEKDVKRKVRRLTKTSETDHSTVEKEDVTSKLDGTEDTDPEDSTFMSENAQNSPLEQVSVGSKVIKAGYRSMFATADTSSESSNTATSKWTCVTEDDLDSDPEWKTESVAPGRLLSDLKKSDTKMLVSNTLTQVRSNFVSDKQYLTDAWCLEKEKGKVLMKSLRHKKPARMKVAGEKHEESQNIYVCDDCGKVYAQKSSWKRHLKSHKPGIQHCGQCNMYFDSVDQLESHNDKFHSIRYVCTVCEAGFSRKSCLRKHMLRVHPEHCTAKFSCSRPSCNAVFDSEELYNDHLNIHEGRKPHQCCQCSRSFSTKSSLRLHENNHNVDNSVQCEDCGRKFSSPGALHNHKVSVHENKRFKCDQCEKVFIYRSGYCKHLLSHKKEKSETKAALTCSVISDLKSDDGNINKNDEVNKEDVSAVDQTGTVVAAESNDQKEQNQTNQVDQIAVVENQSVESLNQVETVVSGLSNVGVSQLQSAVLAGQEVTGLPLTTVQLDPSTRVMWICRT from the exons ATGGATTCCTATTTGATGATGTTGTATGTATCCCTGGACCAGGAAAGGGCAATGAGGAAATTGTTCTCTGACAATGGTTGGAAGTATTACAAACCAG ATTTGCTGCAGCTAACTGATGAGCTAGGCGGTGTTATTGCCAGTAATATGTATGCAGAAACAAATAGTGACAAGATAAGAGGATTTACCTCCCCTTCAAAGTCTGGCCAAACCAATATTACCTCCCCTTCAAGACCTGCTACGAGATCTCAGAAGTCGAGCAAAAATACATCATTGGTTAAAAATGCAACAAATAAGAGAAAAATAAGAAGTCCTGGGAAAAAGACAGACTCAAGTGGTGTTCAAGAAGTCACTGTTATAAAAG AAGAGTCTGTAGAAGTTGTTGACGATGATGATTTGAATGACTACATGGAGCATGGTGATGAAGATGATGACTatattgatgatgatgaaaaaGATGTGAAGAGGAAAGTCCGCAGACTTACAAAAACTTCTG AAACAGATCACAGTACTGTGGAGAAAGAGGATGTTACATCCAAACTTGACGGAACAGAAGATACAGATCCTGAAGATTCAACA tttaTGAGTGAGAATGCCCAAAATAGTCCATTGGAACAAGTATCTGTAGGATCAAAGGTAATAAAAGCTGGATACCGGAGCATGTTTGCTACTGCGGACACATCAAGCGAGTCAAGTAATACTGCAACATCAAAATGGACTTGTGTTACAGAGGATGATCTTGATTCAGACCCTGAGTGGAAGACTGAGTCTGTTGCACCAGGGCGTTTGTTAAGTGACTTGAAAAAATCTGACACAAAGATGCTTGTTTCCAATACTCTCACTCAGGTTAGGAGCAACTTTGTGTCTGATAAACAATATTTGACTGATGCTTGGTGTCTAgagaaagaaaaaggaaaggTGTTAATGAAAAGTTTGCGACATAAAAAACCAGCTCGGATGAAGGTGGCAGGCGAAAAGCATGAGGAATCTCAAAATATATACGTATGTGATGATTGTGGTAAAGTTTATGCACAAAAATCCTCCTGGAAGAGGCATTTAAAATCACACAAGCCAGGGATTCAACATTGTGGACAGTGTAATATGTACTTTGACTCAGTTGATCAACTTGAGTCACATAATGACAAATTTCATTCAATACGTTATGTTTGCACAGTCTGTGAAGCAGGTTTTTCACGTAAATCTTGCCTTCGGAAACACATGCTACGTGTCCATCCGGAACACTGTACTGCAAAATTTTCATGCTCTCGTCCTAGCTGTAACGCTGTTTTTGACAGTGAAGAACTTTATAATGATCACCTCAATATTCATGAGGGAAGAAAACCTCACCAGTGTTGTCAGTGTAGTAGATCATTTTCAACAAAGTCGTCGCTAAGGCTTCATGAAAACAACCACAATGTTGATAATTCAGTACAATGTGAAGATTGTGGTAGAAAATTCTCAAGTCCTGGTGCTTTGCATAACCACAAGGTGTctgtgcatgaaaataaaaggtttaaatgtgACCAGTgtgaaaaagtatttatttatagatcgggttattgtaaacatttactAAGCCATAAGAAAGAGAAATCAGAAACAAAAGCTGCTCTTACATGTTCTGTAATTAGTGATTTGAAATCGGATGATGggaatatcaataaaaatgatgAAGTGAACAAGGAAGACGTTTCAGCAGTTGATCAGACTGGTACAGTAGTTGCTGCAGAAAGTAATGATCAAAAGGAACAGAATCAAACTAATCAAGTGGACCAAATTGCAGTTGTAGAGAACCAGTCTGTTGAAAGCTTAAATCAAGTTGAGACAGTGGTCAGTGGATTGTCAAATGTAGGTGTGTCCCAGTTACAGTCAGCTGTTCTTGCAGGACAGGAAGTGACTGGTTTACCTTTAACAACGGTCCAGCTAGATCCCAGCACTCGGGTCATGTGGATATGTAGAACCTAA